From the Saccharobesus litoralis genome, one window contains:
- a CDS encoding sugar phosphate isomerase/epimerase family protein, protein MISLLLSACNITSAFSTTKSAKAPPISVQLWSVREGVKQDFKGSLKRIAAMGYQGVEFAGDYGPFKNDPEGLKAFLASLNLVGSGAHVNTKIMQSEKLDETLSYLQKAGFKLVIIPIDGRAWQPNKIHSLTQDLTKWHAKAKQYGLKLAYHNHHQEFRDFKGSTFWDYIAQNTPNDLMLQLDIGWTNYSNKDPIEYVKRYPNRTIATHIKIRTQGNTGINTIIGQDNFDWTELVKTFKEHGGTEWLVIEQEEWPQGYDAFSAIEASKKGLETFITKLP, encoded by the coding sequence ATGATCAGTCTATTACTCTCGGCCTGTAACATCACTTCTGCATTTTCAACGACAAAATCAGCAAAAGCGCCGCCAATTAGCGTGCAACTTTGGTCTGTGCGTGAAGGCGTTAAACAAGATTTCAAAGGTTCATTAAAACGAATTGCGGCAATGGGCTATCAAGGCGTTGAGTTTGCCGGTGACTATGGCCCTTTTAAAAATGATCCTGAAGGCTTAAAGGCTTTTTTAGCATCGCTCAACTTGGTAGGCAGCGGAGCGCACGTAAATACTAAAATCATGCAAAGTGAAAAACTGGACGAAACTTTAAGTTATTTGCAAAAAGCCGGATTTAAATTGGTGATTATCCCAATTGATGGTCGTGCTTGGCAGCCCAATAAAATCCATTCGTTAACACAAGATTTGACAAAATGGCATGCTAAAGCCAAACAGTACGGTTTAAAGCTGGCTTATCACAATCACCACCAAGAATTTCGCGATTTTAAAGGCAGCACATTTTGGGACTACATAGCGCAAAACACGCCTAATGACCTCATGCTACAACTTGATATTGGCTGGACTAACTATTCTAATAAAGATCCTATCGAATACGTTAAGCGCTACCCCAATCGCACAATTGCGACCCATATAAAAATTCGCACCCAAGGCAATACTGGGATCAACACCATTATTGGTCAAGATAACTTTGATTGGACAGAGCTAGTTAAAACCTTTAAGGAACATGGTGGCACCGAATGGTTAGTGATAGAGCAAGAAGAGTGGCCACAAGGTTACGATGCATTTTCTGCTATTGAGGCTTCTAAAAAGGGCTTAGAGACATTTATAACTAAGCTGCCTTAA
- a CDS encoding porin family protein — protein sequence MKKTAIALLLSTFAATSFAQGFSGELLISKTDFDQDGFSDSATMLGLRGSYEFSETISGELSYTSGEMDDTKIDFSTLTLGAKFSHAVSDVASINARLGFGSWEAEGNGGSVDGTDLYYGIGGQYSFNEKAYAGLEYIMMDADDTDVSALTLSIGYKF from the coding sequence ATGAAAAAAACGGCTATTGCTTTGTTATTAAGCACTTTCGCAGCAACTTCTTTTGCTCAAGGCTTCTCAGGGGAATTATTAATTAGCAAGACTGATTTCGATCAAGATGGATTCTCTGATTCTGCAACTATGTTAGGTCTACGTGGTAGTTACGAGTTTTCAGAAACTATTTCTGGTGAATTAAGTTACACATCTGGTGAAATGGATGACACTAAAATTGATTTCTCTACCTTAACTTTAGGCGCAAAATTCTCTCACGCAGTATCTGACGTAGCAAGCATCAATGCACGCCTAGGTTTTGGTTCATGGGAAGCAGAAGGTAACGGTGGCAGCGTTGATGGTACAGATTTATATTATGGTATTGGTGGTCAGTACTCATTCAACGAAAAGGCTTACGCTGGTTTAGAATATATCATGATGGATGCGGACGATACTGATGTATCTGCGCTTACATTATCGATTGGTTACAAGTTCTAA
- a CDS encoding c-type cytochrome domain-containing protein — MAALMEVHLVFSKRQRSSLLNWIWLWGAVSAISACILGYLLSLGGGYSDEAIFIHKAFGISTAVIAIVATLVFFVVGNRSKLVTLGASGVQLLLLFATGHYGANMTHGETYLVEHAPNFVRVLAGFEPHQGERPPITSIEQAEIYADVIAPIFKQNCVSCHNDAKAKGKLNLANIDGIQQGGKTASTLGDGQIANSELYKRITMDQQNKKFMPAEGKTPLTDTQVKAIAWWIKAGAPLTGNIVTADIDKSDRKILAKILGLAADNDWPLPQKDHAPNQVIVALQQQGFLVKTVADKINYLDVDYSSNYKAISDQAVQTLVDAKDHIAYLNLVNSQITLEQFAKLNQLQALMRLRLDKTQVSSAALKAIASLPNLQHLNLFASQVDDTAIEYLQAFPTLQRVYLGQTQVSAQAISQLQQARPDLSILGLSTKLNDFTKATQDVLAAQKQKEAKTKQIKKNNKTKS; from the coding sequence ATGGCCGCACTAATGGAGGTGCATCTTGTCTTTAGTAAAAGACAGCGTTCCTCACTTCTCAATTGGATTTGGTTGTGGGGAGCTGTTTCTGCCATTAGTGCTTGTATTCTGGGTTACCTATTATCACTTGGTGGTGGCTACAGTGACGAAGCCATCTTTATTCACAAGGCCTTTGGTATCTCGACTGCGGTTATCGCGATAGTTGCAACCCTTGTCTTCTTTGTAGTGGGTAACCGTAGCAAACTTGTGACGCTTGGTGCATCAGGCGTACAACTATTACTGCTTTTTGCCACAGGTCACTATGGTGCCAATATGACGCATGGCGAAACTTACCTTGTTGAGCATGCGCCTAATTTTGTCAGAGTGTTAGCAGGCTTTGAGCCACACCAAGGTGAACGTCCGCCTATTACCTCAATCGAGCAAGCTGAAATTTATGCCGATGTGATCGCACCTATTTTCAAACAAAACTGTGTCAGTTGTCATAACGATGCTAAAGCCAAAGGTAAGTTAAATCTGGCTAATATTGATGGGATACAGCAAGGTGGTAAAACGGCCAGCACACTGGGTGATGGGCAAATTGCTAATAGTGAGCTGTATAAACGTATCACTATGGATCAGCAAAATAAAAAGTTTATGCCTGCTGAAGGTAAAACACCACTAACTGATACCCAAGTTAAAGCCATCGCCTGGTGGATTAAAGCCGGCGCGCCGTTAACAGGTAATATTGTTACCGCAGATATCGACAAGTCTGATCGCAAGATACTCGCCAAAATTCTTGGTTTAGCCGCAGATAATGATTGGCCGTTACCGCAAAAAGACCATGCTCCAAATCAAGTGATTGTGGCCTTACAGCAGCAAGGTTTCTTAGTAAAAACCGTCGCCGACAAAATCAACTACCTAGATGTCGATTATTCGTCAAACTACAAAGCCATCTCCGACCAAGCTGTACAAACGTTAGTCGATGCCAAAGATCATATCGCCTATTTGAACTTGGTTAATTCACAAATTACGCTAGAACAATTCGCCAAACTAAACCAATTACAAGCGTTAATGCGTTTGCGACTGGATAAAACGCAAGTCAGCAGTGCAGCGTTAAAAGCCATCGCTAGCTTGCCTAACCTTCAACACCTTAACCTATTCGCCAGTCAAGTCGACGATACGGCGATCGAATATCTGCAAGCCTTTCCAACATTGCAGCGTGTTTATTTAGGCCAGACTCAAGTCAGTGCCCAAGCTATTAGCCAACTGCAACAAGCTCGCCCTGACTTAAGTATTTTAGGGTTATCAACCAAGTTGAACGATTTCACCAAGGCAACCCAAGACGTATTAGCTGCGCAAAAACAGAAAGAAGCCAAAACGAAACAAATAAAAAAGAACAATAAGACCAAATCTTAA